A DNA window from Trypanosoma brucei brucei TREU927 chromosome 11 chr11_scaffold01 genomic scaffold, whole genome shotgun sequence contains the following coding sequences:
- a CDS encoding carbonic anhydrase-like protein: MNTIFRLFLLFVQLYGISDPATGSSSYTTAGMGRAEVPEPEWSYSNLAAWPPLCHTGMHQSPISFKNLTPSELRCTKPPQPLEFSEGCTFKAESTSLKIDNGVNTIRVTFLPLGKTAGDRTNVCTLRDPSGATGAQKYQLTAMHFHAPPEHLFPHAAPDAELHIVFKAEDEHSVEPAVVVAVQLAASDAANTSATRALNHIMIDGPLPPRQASTTCTLERNLTVAEMLPQRQSYVTYSGSLTTPPCTEGVRFVIMTTPQLISKAAFNKLSQVLRQTWPENRLGNRRPTQPLNGREVCRYVDGRHPKTSNGQGVWGDYLDTIPATGDSVSEGGNPSGSEEGVKGNLSGADVGANQTEEEKDGKQLWPYVLKPHEAILFTAAAVILVVAALILYWWSNNANEKVDANEAEWLGTAAEVYGTSSL; the protein is encoded by the coding sequence ATGAACACCATTTTCCgcctttttctgttattcGTGCAACTTTATGGCATCTCAGATCCCGCTACTGGGTCTAGCAGCTACACCACGGCAGGAATGGGGCGGGCGGAGGTACCAGAGCCCGAGTGGAGTTACTCCAACCTTGCGGCATGGCCACCGCTATGCCACACAGGGATGCACCAAAGCCCCATCTCCTTCAAGAATCTTACGCCGTCAGAGCTGCGGTGCACCAAGCCTCCGCAGCCATTGGAATTTTCTGAAGGATGTACCTTCAAGGCCGAAAGCACTTCCCTAAAAATCGACAACGGCGTTAACACGATCCGTGTTACGTTCCTTCCACTTGGTAAAACGGCTGGTGATCGAACCAACGTTTGTACTCTCCGCGATCCGTCCGGTGCTACTGGTGCCCAGAAGTATCAGCTTACTGCCATGCACTTTCACGCGCCACCAGAACATCTTTTCCCCCACGCGGCGCCCGATGCGGAGCTACACATTGTCTTCAAAGCAGAGGATGAACACAGTGTGGAACCCGCTGTTGTCGTCGCAGTGCAACTCGCTGCATCCGACGCAGCAAACACATCTGCGACGCGGGCACTTAACCACATTATGATCGACGGCCCGTTACCGCCGCGGCAGGCTTCCACCACATGCACCCTTGAAAGAAATTTGACTGTTGCCGAGATGTTGCCGCAGCGTCAGAGTTACGTAACATACAGTGGCTCCCTAACAACTCCACCATGCACGGAAGGGGTTCGCTTTGTAATAATGACAACCCCGCAGCTCATATCGAAGGCGGCTTTCAACAAGTTGTCGCAGGTACTCCGCCAGACGTGGCCAGAGAATCGGCTGGGGAACCGGCGGCCGACTCAACCTCTGAACGGGCGGGAAGTTTGTCGGTACGTGGATGGCAGGCATCCGAAGACAAGCAATGGGCAAGGTGTATGGGGAGACTACCTTGACACCATTCCTGCCACTGGTGATTCAGTGAGTGAAGGTGGTAATCCATCTGGAAGTGAGGAGGGGGTAAAAGGCAACCTGAGTGGAGCTGATGTTGGTGCAAATCAaacggaagaagagaaagatggAAAGCAGCTGTGGCCTTACGTGCTTAAACCCCATGAAGCCATCCTTTTCACGGCTGCTGCAGTTATTCTCGTTGTTGCGGCACTCATTTTGTACTGGTGGTCAAACAATGCAAACGAAAAAGTTGATGCCAACGAGGCGGAATGGTTGGGCACCGCAGCTGAGGTGTACGGGACATCCTCCCTCTAA
- a CDS encoding exosome complex exonuclease RRP44, putative (similar to Exosome complex exonuclease RRP44 (EC 3.1.13.-) (Ribosomal RNAprocessing protein 44) (Protein DIS3) (Swiss-Prot:Q08162) (Saccharomyces cerevisiae)) — protein sequence MDETPNAVKQLYTDVEYTIGSNPEMEKQVKHGCVVIGRLRVYSSYNSGLAFVRSGAFPADVVVKGYGSINRFLHNDVVAVQLLPMEQWEDVVSGELEPDGDDKDEFRTMRPDSERLPDGRRITRWIRDTTMNNRKNREMWLAEMMSAPTQHNWHGKKPSGSVIAVLERKHPLLFVARLADDALSSQEVIQDRRFYRFKVFDQLLPHIAVFGRDIPFSLRESIRERFYLLRLETTTGGDIVWVESRFPTARIISTFGSVHSLRANTFAICSAHHIVTDDFSEEACNCIPDRLIIPNSEEMKRTGRRDLRREEFVCSIDPATARDLDDALSITLLPGGYRVGVHIADVSHFVSPGSALDEEGRARATSVYLVDRVYHMLPRKLSEEYCSLHPGSDKLAFSAIFQLDLNGKLKGEWFGKSVIRNRCRLSYDDAQRIIDGNLTTLDALDYGGVTDRRELSQLKERVATSVKHLFDLASKLRAASFERGRLAFSTPEIGFHFEDISNPTHPIGFNVHRQIEANWLVEEFMLLANLRVAQKIVQYLPDQAILRVHPPPKRVLFEQLKLSLARVNIELKGRSNKSLEQLLNSVRDHPLRDEISIMVKNTLSLAKYCTNGENFTNKVPLGHYALGLEWYTHFTSPIRRYADIIVHRQLLCALEIESIVKGKHRTGKTCAGAVGMEVECLDSAEFFTSTYEVMNIADECNENKRAADSVSEASLKLFFCHYLKSLRSLWVSSNKEDPFIPRVDAVVISVAPEKKVLMLYARVVGISVEISLKSKTQKFVAESGNNENRDESNKEETASLHSEIRRKRGSATGGNHRGGERQKSPPRAQEAKITINWGLHPQTNEKVEEEIKELMMVSAVLTIKRNVKGYEEPDMIMDPPWLRDEKRMAIPTSLV from the coding sequence ATGGATGAAACACCGAATGCTGTAAAGCAGCTATATACGGATGTGGAGTACACCATAGGGTCCAACCCAGAAATGGAGAAGCAGGTGAAGCACGGCTGTGTGGTTATCGGACGGCTGCGTGTGTACTCAAGCTATAACTCGGGCCTTGCATTTGTGCGTAGTGGTGCTTTCCCAGCGGATGTTGTTGTGAAGGGATACGGAAGTATTAATCGTTTTTTGCATAATGATGTGGTTGCGGTGCAACTTCTTCCCATGGAGCAATGGGAAGACGTGGTTTCGGGTGAGTTGGAACCGGATGGCGACGATAAGGATGAGTTTCGCACGATGAGACCGGATTCAGAGAGACTCCCCGATGGGCGGCGCATCACACGGTGGATACGAGACACCACGATgaataacagaaaaaaccGAGAGATGTGGCTGGCGGAGATGATGTCCGCCCCAACCCAGCACAACTGGCATGGCAAGAAGCCGTCGGGAAGTGTGATAGCCGTCCTCGAGCGTAAGCACCCACTGCTTTTTGTGGCCCGCTTGGCCGACGACGCGCTCTCCTCTCAGGAGGTTATACAGGACAGACGCTTCTACCGTTTCAAAGTATTTGATCAATTACTTCCTCATATCGCCGTTTTTGGCCGTGATATTCCTTTTAGCCTGCGTGAGAGTATCAGGGAACGGTTTTACTTGTTACGTCTGGAAACGACAACTGGTGGGGACATAGTGTGGGTGGAATCTCGTTTTCCCACTGCAAGGATAATATCCACGTTTGGTAGTGTGCACTCGTTGCGTGCAAACACTTTCGCGATTTGCTCTGCGCACCACATTGTCACGGACGACTTCTCAGAAGAGGCGTGCAACTGTATACCCGACCGGCTAATAATTCCGAACTCAGAGGAAATGAAACGAACCGGTCGCCGTGATCTGCGCAGAGAAGAGTTCGTGTGTAGTATCGACCCTGCCACGGCCCGTGATCTGGATGACGCCCTTAGCATAACCTTATTGCCAGGAGGGTACCGTGTTGGGGTTCATATCGCCGATGTATCACATTTCGTTTCCCCGGGGTCGGCACTTGATGAGGAGGGTCGTGCGCGGGCGACGAGTGTGTACCTTGTGGACCGAGTTTATCACATGCTTCCACGAAAACTGAGCGAGGAGTACTGCAGTTTGCACCCAGGGTCCGATAAACTTGCTTTCTCTGCCATCTTTCAGTTGGACCTCAACGGCAAGCTGAAAGGGGAATGGTTTGGAAAGAGCGTTATCCGCAATCGTTGCCGCCTCTCATATGATGATGCTCAACGAATTATCGATGGTAACCTAACTACCCTTGATGCATTAGATTACGGTGGCGTAACGGATCGCCGAGAGCTTTCGCAGCTGAAGGAACGTGTTGCGACGTCGGTGAAACACCTTTTCGATCTGGCATCCAAACTCCGCGCTGCAAGTTTTGAACGGGGTCGTCTAGCGTTTTCCACTCCTGAGATCGGTTTTCACTTTGAGGACATATCGAATCCCACGCACCCAATTGGGTTCAATGTCCATAGGCAGATAGAGGCAAATTGGCTGGTAGAGGAGTTTATGCTGCTTGCCAACTTACGAGTCGCCCAAAAGATTGTGCAATACCTTCCTGACCAAGCAATACTGCGTGTGCACCCACCACCGAAGAGGGTTCTGTTTGAACAGCTGAAGCTGTCTCTTGCAAGAGTGAACATTGAGCTGAAAGGACGATCCAACAAGTCGCTCGAGCAACTTCTTAATAGCGTGAGGGATCATCCGTTGCGGGACGAAATTTCTATCATGGTGAAGAACACTCTGTCTCTAGCGAAGTATTGTACAAACGGTGAAAATTTTACTAACAAAGTTCCCCTCGGGCACTACGCTCTAGGGTTAGAGTGGTATACGCACTTCACCTCACCCATTCGCCGCTACGCTGATATCATCGTCCACCGGCAGCTACTATGCGCTTTGGAGATCGAATCAATTGTAAAGGGGAAGCACCGCACCGGCAAGACATGTGCGGGTGCTGTTGGAATGGAGGTGGAATGTCTTGACTCAGCGGAGTTTTTTACTTCCACTTATGAAGTCATGAATATTGCAGATGAATGCAATGAGAATAAGAGGGCTGCGGACAGTGTGAGCGAAGCTTCACTAAAACTATTCTTCTGTCACTATCTCAAGTCCTTGCGGTCTCTGTGGGTTTCGAGCAACAAAGAAGATCCCTTTATTCCACGCGTGGATGCCGTCGTCATAAGCGTGGCTCCTGAAAAAAAGGTGTTGATGCTATACGCAAGAGTGGTAGGGATCAGTGTTGAGATTAGTTTAAAAAGTAAGACACAAAAATTTGTTGCGGAAAGCGGTAATAATGAGAATAGGGATGAGTCCAACAAGGAGGAAACTGCGTCGCTTCACAGTGagataagaagaaaaagagggagcgcCACTGGGGGAAATCACAGGGGTGGGGAGAGACAAAAGAGCCCTCCACGTGCGCAAGAGGCGAAGATAACCATCAACTGGGGGTTACACCCCCAAACTAATGAAAAGGTTGAAGAGGAGATTAAAGAACTCATGATGGTTTCCGCCGTCCTAACAATAAAACGAAACGTGAAAGGCTATGAGGAACCGGATATGATTATGGACCCACCGTGGTTGCGGGACGAAAAACGGATGGCAATACCCACAAGTCTCGTTTGA
- a CDS encoding hypothetical protein, conserved (absent from L. major): MMMRVVGKGKKTKEVKKSREASSEKKIPSPLEVEGAQDVPNANNVRYILHNQWSLTLLVDIYETERLTQIAVANGAAIGDLPVQLNLSVWALKKMGVGKSSQSLSGLSTELVDAGKNVKWMLGGRLLKMVIDLSEGPECSASAEPGRYTSLASMKQSSKLGESNYRVTVDLLCEGGNKWPVFGTPESTCNTSGDSSPTSIVPRALKFSLSPVTTREASASLDQSVLMQLNEFTTLDTSRFPVVKLCLSMEGEKGRIVHFAERIFSGIGVSVDVRCLSDEELSPEARREPGTGVNITAFEEHDSEGREYLFIELDSSKDYGAVGDDERIISNANHVRVGSRYLLNFTATRPAPRLPDFAEVYRSVRDHLHQLPNALNNLNMPSVRAAVVKDLVQHVASRELKNMIWEAVRLYIIRDYLEADQRSISTSPIVIRTL, translated from the coding sequence ATGATGATGCGAGTGGTAggtaaggggaaaaaaacaaaagaggtgaAAAAGAGCCGTGAGGCGTCTTCGGAGAAAAAAATCCCGTCTCCTTTGGAAGTGGAGGGAGCTCAAGACGTGCCAAACGCCAACAATGTCCGTTACATCCTTCACAACCAATGGTCATTGACGTTGCTTGTGGATATCTATGAGACGGAACGGCTTACGCAAATAGCTGTTGCCAATGGCGCAGCAATAGGGGACCTTCCTGTTCAGTTAAATCTGTCCGTATGGGCCCTCAAGAAAATGGGTGTGGGGAAATCCAGTCAGTCCCTTAGTGGATTATCAACGGAGTTGGTTGATGCCGGAAAAAATGTAAAGTGGATGTTGGGCGGGAGACTGCTGAAAATGGTTATTGATTTATCCGAGGGGCCCGAGTGCAGTGCATCAGCGGAACCGGGAAGATACACTTCACTTGCATCGATGAAACAGAGTTCGAAGTTGGGTGAGTCAAACTACAGAGTGACCGTAGACCTGTTGTGTGAAGGTGGTAATAAGTGGCCCGTATTTGGCACACCCGAGTCAACATGCAACACATCAGGGGACTCATCGCCAACAAGTATAGTCCCCCGTGCGTTAAAATTTAGCCTGTCTCCCGTCACCACGAGAGAAGCTAGTGCTTCATTAGACCAATCTGTCCTCATGCAGCTGAATGAGTTTACCACGTTGGATACCAGTAGGTTTCCTGTTGTGAAATTATGCCTCAGCAtggaaggggagaagggCCGAATTGTACATTTTGCGGAGCGCATATTTTCAGGGATAGGCGTAAGTGTGGACGTGCGGTGCTTGAGTGATGAGGAATTATCTCCTGAGGCCCGCAGAGAGCCAGGGACTGGAGTGAACATAACTGCTTTTGAAGAGCACGACAGTGAGGGGAGAGAATACCTTTTTATCGAGTTAGACTCTAGCAAGGATTACGGTGCAGTGGGCGACGACGAACGGATAATTAGTAATGCAAATCACGTGCGCGTCGGGTCTCGTTACCTGCTGAACTTCACAGCTACGCGCCCAGCACCGCGACTGCCGGATTTTGCAGAGGTGTATAGAAGTGTTCGCGACCACCTTCACCAGTTGCCCAATGCATTGAACAACCTCAACATGCCGAGCGTGCGGGCTGCTGTAGTGAAAGATTTGGTCCAACATGTGGCTTCGCGGGAGTTGAAAAACATGATTTGGGAGGCTGTTCGTTTGTATATTATTAGGGACTACCTGGAAGCTGATCAACGGAGTATCTCAACATCTCCTATAGTGATTCGAACCCTTTGA